In one window of Candidatus Zixiibacteriota bacterium DNA:
- a CDS encoding PTS sugar transporter subunit IIA, giving the protein MQISRYLRPDLIKLEMETSFDTEDSEVGEILTKKRLQERKETILEECVNLLDHSGRIGNKNKLLTDLFNREKKATTALGKGIAIPHVRTMQAKEFIIGIARSTEGYEFDAPDGQPVHIFVPMAAPPYDDNLYLKVFRTLAQMFSYDGFYNRVMEARAPYDIIRVIQELE; this is encoded by the coding sequence ATGCAGATTTCACGGTATCTCAGACCCGACCTGATCAAGCTCGAAATGGAAACTTCCTTCGACACGGAGGACTCCGAGGTCGGCGAAATCCTGACCAAGAAACGGCTTCAGGAGCGCAAGGAGACCATTCTCGAAGAATGCGTCAATCTGCTCGACCACTCCGGCCGCATCGGCAACAAGAACAAACTGCTTACCGACCTATTCAACCGCGAAAAGAAAGCCACCACGGCGCTCGGCAAGGGGATCGCGATTCCGCACGTGCGCACCATGCAGGCCAAAGAGTTTATCATCGGCATCGCCCGCTCCACCGAAGGTTACGAGTTCGACGCCCCCGACGGCCAGCCGGTCCACATCTTCGTCCCGATGGCCGCCCCCCCGTACGACGACAATCTCTATCTCAAAGTTTTCCGCACACTCGCGCAGATGTTTTCCTACGATGGCTTTTACAACCGCGTCATGGAAGCCCGCGCCCCGTACGATATTATCCGCGTCATTCAGGAGCTGGAATGA
- a CDS encoding protein kinase, translating into MLGHGSHVGHYTIIKRIGAGGMGEVYLARDSKLEREVALKFLPLELCGDGGFRERFLREAQAAARVNHPNIVTIHEVGDYGGRPFFAMQYVAGPTLAEFIKSNPLTLNETIRLAIQVCAGLEAAHARGIVHRDIKPANILVDHDGIVRLVDFGLAAVGGRDRLTRAGAVMGTFGYMSPEQVRGEEVDHRTDLFSFGVTLYELLTGNTPFRRSNEAATIDAILHASPEPLGSRLEGAPADLDAALMRFLEKDRDRRIQSAGEAAAALERILGGDGATILRPRPSTRRPPRKVWLWSALMIVVLAMFAVLLWPFNVLHLSVTTSQTPRLLILSFQSLQQPGPALLNGEMIASLLTIDLSESPQLQIVSMQLVHDVLQDVEQKSGERSAAAVTEEVAQQVGATLVLTGDILSAAHRTVLASRLIDVNSGTVIATQKIEDDQGTDVFTLVDHLAAEIFRDLPRSSSAAMGGDRKVAQMTTTSPEAYEEYLEGLHRAWEWDWWGGFAHFNKAIEYDSTFALAWLGITWNRLLRPEVAREAAAQALKYIDRVGTRDRLAIRARYELLHDHYDAYRVYMDSLVARFPDDKVALWQYGRAARQDYDYDRAVVVLQQALALDSDYADVYNELAYSFHYLGDFDKALAAADRQIVLNPGSPNAYDTRGEIFSFNGFPDSAAASFRQALALDPNFYSRMSLADIAVFTGNDRLADSIFLAFSRSEQAFDRCEARLWLAGHQLYRGHFARGIQDLYSGLEQDALDLDTLGHQFVYYAKYMLLASTYDLFGLKDSVAKYAHLVPYFSAGYGCWLLAKNGYIDQAHSLAAETVARIRVDSAYYVDLTTAQVLRGAGKSSEAIARFNQLPPGELLDQFGVRYALASAYRDAGEPRKAIENYELALKRYDRFRMYSLIDAVVIYYDLGRAYQQIGDRKHALKYYQDFLRIWNEADRDLPVLKDVRARVSELSLR; encoded by the coding sequence ATGCTTGGCCACGGCTCGCACGTCGGCCACTACACGATCATCAAGCGCATCGGTGCCGGCGGCATGGGCGAAGTTTATCTTGCACGCGACTCCAAACTTGAGCGCGAAGTCGCCCTGAAGTTTCTGCCGCTTGAACTTTGCGGCGATGGCGGTTTTCGCGAGCGCTTTCTGCGTGAAGCCCAGGCGGCCGCCAGAGTGAATCATCCCAACATCGTTACGATCCACGAAGTCGGCGATTATGGCGGTCGACCTTTCTTCGCCATGCAATATGTCGCCGGACCGACCCTCGCGGAGTTCATCAAGTCGAACCCCTTGACTCTGAACGAGACGATTCGACTGGCGATTCAAGTCTGCGCGGGACTTGAAGCTGCACATGCCCGCGGTATCGTCCATCGCGACATCAAGCCGGCAAACATACTCGTCGACCACGATGGAATTGTGCGCCTGGTTGATTTCGGCCTGGCCGCCGTCGGCGGTCGCGACCGCCTGACCCGCGCCGGTGCTGTGATGGGTACGTTCGGCTACATGTCACCGGAACAGGTGCGCGGCGAGGAGGTTGACCATCGCACCGACCTGTTCTCGTTCGGAGTTACACTCTATGAGCTGTTGACCGGGAACACTCCTTTCCGCCGCAGCAACGAAGCCGCGACGATTGATGCCATCCTGCATGCGTCACCCGAGCCCCTCGGCTCGCGGTTGGAAGGCGCCCCCGCCGATCTTGATGCTGCGCTGATGCGTTTTCTGGAAAAAGACCGTGATCGGCGGATTCAATCGGCCGGGGAGGCGGCGGCAGCCCTGGAGCGCATTCTCGGCGGTGACGGCGCGACCATCCTCCGTCCGCGCCCGTCGACGCGTCGGCCGCCGCGCAAGGTGTGGCTCTGGTCGGCACTGATGATCGTAGTGCTCGCGATGTTCGCCGTCCTGCTGTGGCCGTTCAACGTGCTTCACCTCTCGGTAACTACCAGTCAGACGCCGCGGCTCCTGATCCTCAGTTTTCAATCGCTTCAGCAACCGGGACCGGCGCTGTTGAACGGCGAGATGATCGCCAGCCTGTTGACGATCGACTTGTCCGAATCACCACAGCTGCAGATCGTGTCGATGCAGCTTGTCCATGACGTTCTTCAGGATGTCGAGCAAAAAAGTGGCGAGCGGTCGGCCGCGGCTGTTACCGAAGAAGTTGCACAGCAAGTGGGCGCTACTCTGGTGCTCACCGGCGATATCCTGTCGGCGGCTCACCGAACTGTCCTCGCCAGCCGGCTGATCGATGTCAACTCCGGCACCGTGATCGCCACCCAGAAAATTGAGGATGACCAGGGAACCGATGTTTTCACGCTTGTCGATCACCTGGCGGCAGAGATCTTCCGGGATCTTCCGCGCTCGTCCTCCGCGGCCATGGGAGGTGATCGCAAAGTCGCGCAAATGACAACGACCTCGCCGGAAGCCTATGAGGAATATCTGGAAGGATTGCACCGTGCCTGGGAATGGGATTGGTGGGGCGGGTTCGCCCACTTCAACAAGGCCATTGAGTATGATTCCACCTTTGCCCTGGCTTGGCTCGGGATCACCTGGAATCGGCTGCTGCGGCCGGAAGTCGCGCGCGAAGCCGCTGCCCAGGCGCTGAAATATATCGATCGTGTTGGGACGCGCGACCGTCTGGCTATCCGTGCGCGCTATGAACTGCTGCACGACCACTACGACGCCTACCGGGTCTACATGGATTCACTCGTTGCTCGTTTTCCCGACGACAAGGTCGCACTGTGGCAATACGGCCGCGCCGCACGACAGGACTACGACTATGACCGCGCTGTAGTCGTGTTGCAGCAGGCGCTTGCACTCGATTCCGATTATGCCGATGTTTACAACGAACTCGCCTACAGCTTCCATTATCTCGGGGATTTCGACAAGGCGCTGGCCGCCGCCGATCGCCAGATTGTTCTCAACCCGGGAAGCCCGAACGCGTACGACACGCGCGGAGAGATCTTTTCCTTCAACGGGTTTCCCGACAGCGCGGCCGCCTCATTCCGGCAGGCACTGGCGCTCGACCCGAATTTCTACAGCCGGATGTCACTGGCCGACATCGCCGTGTTCACTGGCAACGACCGCCTCGCTGATAGCATCTTTCTTGCCTTCTCGCGTTCGGAGCAGGCTTTTGATCGCTGTGAAGCCAGGCTCTGGCTCGCCGGCCATCAACTCTACCGCGGCCACTTCGCGCGCGGAATTCAGGACCTGTACTCCGGCCTAGAGCAGGATGCACTCGACTTGGACACCTTGGGCCACCAGTTCGTTTACTATGCCAAGTACATGCTCCTGGCAAGCACCTACGACTTGTTTGGACTCAAAGATTCCGTCGCAAAATACGCACACCTTGTCCCCTACTTCAGCGCAGGCTACGGCTGCTGGTTGCTGGCGAAAAACGGATACATTGATCAAGCGCACTCTCTGGCCGCAGAAACGGTAGCACGAATCAGAGTTGACAGCGCCTATTACGTCGATCTTACCACAGCGCAAGTCTTGCGGGGAGCCGGGAAAAGTAGCGAAGCCATCGCTCGTTTCAACCAGTTACCGCCGGGAGAACTACTCGACCAGTTTGGGGTTCGTTACGCCTTGGCCTCCGCCTACCGCGACGCCGGCGAACCGCGCAAGGCGATCGAAAATTACGAGTTGGCACTGAAACGCTATGATCGATTTCGAATGTATTCACTGATCGACGCCGTCGTCATTTACTATGACCTCGGTCGCGCTTATCAGCAGATCGGCGACCGCAAGCATGCCCTGAAGTACTATCAAGATTTCCTGCGAATCTGGAACGAGGCTGACCGCGATTTGCCGGTGCTAAAAGATGTGCGAGCACGCGTCTCCGAATTGTCGCTGCGCTGA